A genome region from Sardina pilchardus chromosome 22, fSarPil1.1, whole genome shotgun sequence includes the following:
- the LOC134070575 gene encoding hyaluronan-binding protein 2-like, producing the protein MGPALPLLLGLALVSLSPSPIAGVHQDEAYEDYAYYDYTEEPSTISDYDLSWLTDLFDVLDECEPNPCLNNGVCDNLVEGGYKCTCPRPYKGKQCEAREDPCKKAKCGRGECVLTDKAPFYECVCELPFRGPDCRKVSRCRPSPCLNGAKCKRGRTRTQFECLCPAGYSGKFCQVGPDDCMVGNGESYRGSVSVTAEGKACLPWNSHLIPNAGEILANSVDGLGPHSYCRNPDGESAPWCFIRKKSKLDWDLCDVKTCSVPPTVPVIHEATDPPTPAPSSGQFAQCGKPEPGRATARVFGGSKALPAAHPWQASMQVRPRGSFTPFRHHCGGILVGSCWVLTAAHCINRMHEMQVELGGVNLDKAEDSEQIIPVERFIIHEDYRETPDALHNDVAMLRLKGPKGQCAKETRFVKTACLPSGPLPDATECSISGWGATEQDSYSSQLLSAKVRLISKDRCTAPTVYGNRLDDSMICAGKMEGGVDSCQGDSGGPLVCQKDGTYYVYGVVSWGDSCGVKNKPGIYARVNHFIDWIAAKLLSD; encoded by the exons ATGGGTCCTGCACTGCCGCTGCTGCTCGGGCTGGCCCTGGTCAGTCTGTCTCCGTCGCCGATAGCG GGTGTCCACCAGGACGAGGCATATGAAG ACTATGCCTATTATGACTACACTGAGGAGCCTTCCACGATCAGTGACTACGACCTCAGTTGGCTGACCGACCTGTTCGATGTGCTTG ACGAGTGTGAGCCAAATCCATGTCTCAACAATGGGGTATGTGACAATCTGGTGGAAGGTGGATACAAGTGTACCTGCCCAAGACCTTATAAAGGCAAACAGTGCGAAGCAA GGGAGGATCCCTGCAAGAAAGCCAAGTGTGGTCGTGGAGAGTGTGTCCTCACAGACAAGGCTCCTTTCTATGAGTGCGTATGCGAGCTTCCCTTCCGGGGACCAGACTGCAGGAAAG TCTCCAGGTGCAGACCAAGCCCCTGCTTGAATGGTGCTAAATGCAAGAGGGGACGAACCCGGACCCAGTTTGAGTGTCTCTGTCCTGCTGGCTACAGTGGAAAGTTCTGCCAAGTTG GGCCCGACGACTGCATGGTGGGGAACGGCGAGTCATACCGGGgctctgtgagtgtgactgCGGAGGGAAAGGCATGTCTCCCATGGAACTCTCACCTCATCCCCAATGCTGGTGAAATTCTGGCCAACAGTGTCGACGGACTGGGACCCCACAGCTACTGCAG AAATCCTGATGGAGAGAGCGCCCCATGGTGCTTCATCAGAAAGAAGAGTAAGCTGGATTGGGACCTCTGCGATGTCAAGACATGCTCAG TCCCTCCCACCGTCCCTGTCATCCATGAGGCcacagacccccccacccccgctccctctagtggtcagTTTGCCCAGTGCGGGAAGCCTGAGCCGGGCCGCGCCACTGCCCGTGTCTTTGGGGGGAGTAAGGCCCTGCCGGCAGCCCACCCCTGGCAGGCCTCCATGCAGGTCAGACCCAGGGGCTCCTTCACCCCCTTCCGCCACCACTGTGGAGGCATCCTGGTGGGATCCTGCTGGGTCCTCACGGCCGCACactgcat TAACCGCATGCATGAGATGCAGGTGGAGTTGGGTGGCGTCAACCTGGACAAGGCAGAGGACTCGGAGCAGATCATCCCTGTCGAGAGGTTCATCATCCACGAGGACTACAGGGAGACCCCTGACGCGCTCCACAACGACGTGG CTATGCTGAGACTGAAGGGTCCGAAGGGCCAGTGTGCCAAAGAGACCAGGTTTGTGAAGACGGCCTGCCTACCGAGCGGACCACTCCCAGACGCCACAGAGTGCTCCATATCCGGATGGGGTGCCACAGAGCAAG ATAGTTACAGCAGCCAGCTGCTCTCAGCCAAGGTGCGTCTGATCTCCAAAGACCGCTGCACAGCTCCTACAGTCTATGGCAACAGGCTGGATGACAGCATGATCTGTGCTGGCAAGATGGAAGGAGGAGTGGACtcatgccag GGTGATTCTGGTGGTCCTCTTGTGTGTCAGAAGGACGGGACCTACTATGTGTACGGCGTCGTGAGCTGGGGAGATAGCTGTGGGGTGAAGAACAAGCCAGGAATTTACGCACGGGTCAACCACTTCATCGACTGGATTGCAGCTAAATTACTATCTGACTAG